TAGTGATACGGTGTTCAGGCAAACTCGGGCACTCATGAAGTGGAACTTTATGCACGCCAGCATTGATACTGGTGTTGCCTGAACGTCTGTTTCGGTTGGGTGCTGCCGTTAATTTCATTTGCAATTAATTTGAGCACGCTGAAATGGAATGCAAGCCGGTGCCGACGAATGCAAGCTCATTTGCACTTAATGTGAGCATGAGCGGCTTTTCATTTGCAGTTAATTCGAGCCGGGAATGGCGTCGAATGCGAGCACGGCCAGTTGCAAATGCGAGCCGTTATAACTAGCGGTGCAAGCTGCGGCCACAACAAAGTATCAACGGCATAGTCGGTAGAAGTAATTCGAACAGTGCCATTTGGCTTACCTACAAGATCGCTGATTGCGTCAAGCTCCGTCTCAACCTCTTCGAGCCGAGGACCAACGGAGTACAGAAGCCGCTCTCCTGCCTCTGTCGCCGAAACGCTTCGGGTCGTTCTGGTGAGAAGGCGCACGCCCAACTCAGCCTCGAGAGCGCGAATGGTATGACTCAGCGCAGATGTGGAAACGCCTATTTTTGCTGCCGCCCGAGTAAAGCTGCGCTCCCTGGGGTCTGAGGCGCAACGGAACGAAAAACACGGTTAAGCCAACGTCATTGTTCTGAGACGCCCCCGTCGATGGCGGCCTGAATTTCGGCGGCCAGCCGTGCGGTGTAGTTCTCCTGGGCCGTGGTCATTAAGCCGTCTCCCATGGGTTGATGACGTTCAGCCCGGCAGCCTCAAAAGGGCTGGTGTCGCGGGTGGCGACGGTGAAGCCGTTGGCAAGGGCGACGGCCGCAATGAAGGCATCGGCTGTTTCGACCGCCAAGCCGGCAGCACGGGACTTGGCCAGCAGCTCGGCATAAGCCTTCGTGCAAGCCATATCGAACGAAAGCACCCGATTGGCGAACATCGGCAGCAGGCCCTTTTCCAAGTTCTCATGCAGGCTGTCCCGGCGCTTTCCTGCCGGCATCAGCGCGATACCCGCACGCAACTCGGCTACCGTGATCGCGGACAGGTAGAGCGTTTCCAGCGCTTGCGCGTCGATCCAGTCAAGGACGCGGGCATTGGGCTTCTGGCGCTGCGGCTCCGAAATCACGTTCGTATCGAGCAGGATCATTCGAAGCTCACCGCACGGGCCGGAGACTTGATGCGCACGCTCTCAAACAAGGCGTGTTCTTCATCGGTTAGGCCGCCAGCCTCGCGGGCGATGGAGGCCAAGAAAGAGCCAAGTTTCACGCGGCCATCGGGCCTCGCTGCCCGCTCCAAGATGTCGCGGATTTCGGCCTCGGTGCTGCGGCCGTGCTGGGCGGCTTGGATTCGGATGGCCCGATGCACCTCATCAGGCAGATTTCTTACATTCACGTTTGCCATTTGGTAGCTTTCCAATGTAACGCTGTCAATGGAACCATTGTATGTCATTGATACCACCGCGCAAGCATTTTCATGCGACGTGGTCCATTTGGGTAGCCAAAAACAAACTAGCCAATTTAGATTGCGTTTTGCCTTCTTGGCCAGGCCTGCTACGCTAGGACAAGTTAGCTATACCCATCTTGGCCAACCGTCATGCAAGTCGCCCGCATCTATCTACGCGTCAGCACCGATGAACAGGATCTGACCCGCCAAGCCAACATCGAGCACAGCACTAGGGCGGCCGGCTACTACATCGCTGGTACCTTTTGCGTGCTTGACGAGCTGCACATCGCGCTACGTCAGCGCGATGTGTTCGTGACGCCGAGCTGGCGCTACGCCGATCCTCGAGCCGGCCTCCTCGATGGCAGCGAGTGGGAAGCCACCCGGCCGATCATCTGCCGGACCCTGGGGCTATCGGCCAGCCCCGAGCCGACGCTGACGGCCCTGGCCGCCGAGCTTGACCGCACCTACCGCGCCGTCGCGGCCAGACTGCCCGACAACCCGGCGGTGCGGTTCGATAAGAGCGGCGACAAGCACGACCTGGTGCTCAGTCCACTAGACAAGATGGAAGAACCGGCCTCGCTGCTCGCCCTACGGGAGACAGTCGCCGGCATGCTGCCGCGTGTTGACCTGCCTGAACTGATCCTGGAAGTCGCAGCCCGTACCGGCTTTACTGACGCCTTCACCCATATCTCGGAACGTACGGCCCGCGCCGCCGACCTACACGTCAGCCTGTGCGCGGTGCT
This window of the Candidatus Dechloromonas phosphoritropha genome carries:
- a CDS encoding LysR family transcriptional regulator, giving the protein MGVSTSALSHTIRALEAELGVRLLTRTTRSVSATEAGERLLYSVGPRLEEVETELDAISDLVGKPNGTVRITSTDYAVDTLLWPQLAPLVITARICNWPCSHSTPFPARINCK
- a CDS encoding type II toxin-antitoxin system VapC family toxin, translating into MILLDTNVISEPQRQKPNARVLDWIDAQALETLYLSAITVAELRAGIALMPAGKRRDSLHENLEKGLLPMFANRVLSFDMACTKAYAELLAKSRAAGLAVETADAFIAAVALANGFTVATRDTSPFEAAGLNVINPWETA
- a CDS encoding Arc family DNA-binding protein codes for the protein MANVNVRNLPDEVHRAIRIQAAQHGRSTEAEIRDILERAARPDGRVKLGSFLASIAREAGGLTDEEHALFESVRIKSPARAVSFE